A window of Streptomyces sp. NBC_01689 genomic DNA:
CGCGGGCCCGTGCCCCGGTCCCGGTCGGCGTCCGCCCCCCGGGTCCGCGCGTCCCCGGTCCCGTCGGCGGCCGCGGTCGTCTCGGCGGCTTCGACGGCTTCGGGGTCGCGGGCACGGCGTTTGGCGATCACCGCGCACACCATGAGCTGCATCTGGTGGAAGAGCATCAGCGGCAGCACCGCGAGCGAGGCGTGCGCGCCGAACAGCACACTGGCCATGGGGAGCCCGGACGCGAGGGACTTCTTCGACCCGGCGAACTGGATCGCGATCCGGTCCCCCCGGCCGAAGCGCAGCGCCTTCCCGCCGTACCAGGTCAGCGCCAGCATGACCGCGAGCAGCAGGGCCTCCACCAGCAGCAGCCCGGCCAGCCGGACCACGCTGACCTGGTGCCAGATGCCCTGCACCATGCCCTCGCTGAACGCCGTGTAGACGACCAGCAGGATCGAGCCGCGGTCGACGTGGCCGAGCACCTTCTTGTGCCGTGCGATGAACCCGCCGATCCAGCGCCGCAGCAGCTGCCCGGCGAGGAACGGCACCAGCAGCTGCAGCACGATCTTGACCAGCGAGTCCGCGGAGAACCCGCCGCCGCTGCCGCCGAGCAGGACCGCCGCGAGCAGCGGGGTGACGACGATGCCCGCGAGGGAGGAGAACGATCCGGCGCAGATGGCGGCGGGCACATTGCCGCGGGCGATGGAGGTGAAGGCGATCGACGACTGGATCGTCGAGGGGACGAGGGTCAGGAACAGCAGACCGGTGTAGAGGTCGTGGGTCAGGAACACCGGTTCCAGCCCGCGCGCGGCGAGCCCGAGCAGCGGGAAGACGACGAAGGTGCAGGCCAGCACGGTGATGTGGAGTCGCCAGTGCCTGAGTCCGTCCAGCGCCTCCCGGGTGGAGAGGCGGGCGCCGTACAGGAAGAAGAGGAAGGCGATCGCCGCCGTGGACGCGCCCGACGCGACCTCGGCGCCCGCGCCCCGCGCCGGAAGGAGGGCCGCGAGGCCCACCGTCCCGAGCAACAGCAGGATGTAGGGGTCGATCGGCATCCAACTCGGCCACTGCAGGCGTTTCACGGTGCTCCACTGCTCGCTTGTCGTTGATCGTCCGCCGAGGCGGGTCGTGCCCTCTCCATCGTCCTCCTCGCTTCCGTGATCGGGAATCCGTCATACCGTTCTGACTGTCATCATGATCCGCGATAGCCTGGACGGATGTACGACCCGTCCCAGCTGCGTACCTTCCTCGCGGTGGCCCAAACGCTGAGCTTCACCCAGGCGGCCCGGCGGCTGGGGCTGCGCCAGTCGACGGTCAGCCAGCACGTGCGCCGGCTGGAGGACGCCACCGGACGGCAGCTGTTCTCGCGCGACACGCACTCGGTGGAGCTCACGGTGGACGGCGAGGCGATGCTGGGCTTCGCGCGCCGCATCCTGGAGGTGCACGAACAGGCGACCTCGTTCTTCGCGGGCACCCGGCTGCGCGGCCGCCTGCGTTTCGGTGTCTCCGAGGACTTCGTACTGACCCGGCTGCCGGAGGTCCTGGAGGGGTTCCGGTACGACCATCCCGAAGTGGATCTGGAGCTGACGGTCGAGCTGTCCGGCACCCTGCACGAGCGGCTCGCCGCGGGCAGGCTGGATCTGGTGCTGGCCAAGCGGCGGCCCGAGGACCCGCGCGGCGAACTGGTCCGGCGTGACCGCCTGGTCTGGATCGGCGCGGAACGCCTGCGGCTCGACCCCGACCGCCCGGTTCCGCTGATCGTCTACCCGCCCCCGGGCATCACCCGCGCCCGGGCCCTGGAGGCGCTGGACCGCCAGGGCCGTCCCTGGCGCATCGCCTGCACGAGCGGCAGCCTGAACGCCCTGGTCGCTGCGGCCCGGGCGGGTCTCGGCGTGATGGCCCACTCCCGGGGGCTCGTACCGGCCGGCCTGGTCACGGTCCCGGAACGGGCGGGGCTGCCGGAGCTCGGCGAGGTCGACTTCGTCCTGGTGCACGGAGAGCGCCAGGCCGCGGCCCAGGAGGCGGCGGACGCGCTGGCGGCGGCCATCCTGGGCGGCGGGGACCGGCTGCACGGAAGCCACGCGGGGAGCCGGGACCGGGCGCACGGAGACCGGGCCGGGACCCGGGACCGGCCGCGGGGGGACCGGGTGGGGACCCGGGGCCGCCCGTCGTCCGCGGCGGGCTGACACGGCCGTCATTCGCCCTCCGGCCCGCGCGTCGGCAGGATGGGGCCATGACCGAGATCCACACCCCCCGTCTGCTGCTCCGCCGCTGGCTGGACGACGACCTTGTCCCCCTGTCCGAGATCCACTCCGACCCCGAGGTGATGCGGTGGATCGGCGACGGCTCGACGCGTTCCGCGGAGCAGACCGCCGAGGACATCGAGGCCTGGGAGGAGGAGTGGGACGAGGAGGGGTTCGGGATCTTCGCCGTCGAACTCCTGGGCTCCGGGGAGCTGGCCGGGGCCGTCGGACTCCACCTGGCCGACGCCCCGCCCGGGATCGCGGGCGAGGTGGCGATCTGCTGGCGCCTCGGACGGGCGTTCTGGGGGCAGGGATACGCGTCGGAGGCGGCCCACGGCGCGCTGGAGTTCGCCCTGCAGGACCGCGGCCTCGACCGGATCGTCGCCGTGTGCCGGACCGGGGACACCGCGTCCACGAACGTGCTGGCCAAGCTGGACATGCGTCCGGAGGGCACCGCGCAGGACCCGGACCACGGGCACGACCTGCGGGTGTTCGGGATCGACCTGACGGAGTTCCAGGGGTAGACCACCTCGCGGGGCCGCCCGCGGGCGGCCCCGCGGGCGGCCCGTGGAGCACCCCCGCCGGCCGTTCGGCGGGGAGCCGTCGTCCGGTCCCGGCACCCCGTCGACCGCCCGGCGGGGTGCCAATCGCACGGGTGCCCGCCCCACGGCTGGCCGTGGCCCGGCACCCCGCACGAAGCCGACAGAACCGGCACTCGGAACCAGCCGCCGGGCGGCCGCCGGGTCGTACAGATTCCGTGGAGATTACGGGATCGAAACCTACGGAGCCGTAAGGGATTCTGTCCGTCCCTTCCCCATGTGCGGGCATTTCCGTGGCTGACCTGTGCGGACGGCGCGTGCGCCCCCGCTCCGACGCCCCTCCCGCCCCGCGGTCCGTTGGGGTAGCTTTCACGGCGCTGTGCGGAGCGCCACTAGGAGCGGGATTGCGCGAGTTCACCAACCCTCCGTCGGCGTCGGCGCCGCCGGTGGGCGGCCTGGCCGACGTCGTGTTCGACCATGCCCGGGAGGATCCGCTGCACATCGCGCTCGGCCGCAAGGACGAGCAGGGCCGGTGGCGCGACGTGACGTCGGCCGAGTTCCGTGACGAGGTCCTCGCCCTGGCCAAGGGACTGCTCGCGCAGGGCATCCGGTTCGGTGACCGGATCGCGATCATGTGCCCCACGCGCTACGAGTGGACCCTCTTCGACTTCGCGTTGTGGACGATCGGCGCGCAGGTCGTGCCCGTCTACCCGACCTCCTCCGCCGAACAGGTCTTCTGGATGCTGCACGACGCGCAGGTCTCGGCGATCATGGTGGAGCACGAGGACCACGCGATGACGGTCGCCACCGTCGTCGACCGGCTGCCGATGCTGCACAAGCTCTGGCAGCTCGACGCGGGCGCGGTGCAGGAGCTGTACGAGGCGGGCGCGCACCTGGACGACGAGGTCGTGCACCGGCACCGGCGCGCGGTCACACCGGAGTCCATCGCGACGATCATCTACACCTCGGGCACCACCGGACGCCCCAAGGGCTGTGTCCTCTCGCACGCCAATTTCATGTTCGAGGCGGACACCGTCATCGAACGCTGGGAGCCGGTCTTCCACTCGCGGCGCGGCGACGAGGCCGCCACGCTGCTCTTCCTGCCGCTCGCGCACGTCTTCGGGCGGATGGTGCAGGTCGCGGCGGTCCGCGGCAAGGTCAAATTCGGCCACCAGCCGCAGCTCAACGCGTCGGCCCTGCTGCCGGACCTGGCCGCGTTCCGGCCGACCTTCTTCCTCGCGGTGCCGTACATCTTCGAGAAGGTCTTCAACGCCGCCCGCCGCAAGGCCGAGAAGGAGGGCAGGTCGGGACCCTTCG
This region includes:
- a CDS encoding bile acid:sodium symporter family protein, yielding MKRLQWPSWMPIDPYILLLLGTVGLAALLPARGAGAEVASGASTAAIAFLFFLYGARLSTREALDGLRHWRLHITVLACTFVVFPLLGLAARGLEPVFLTHDLYTGLLFLTLVPSTIQSSIAFTSIARGNVPAAICAGSFSSLAGIVVTPLLAAVLLGGSGGGFSADSLVKIVLQLLVPFLAGQLLRRWIGGFIARHKKVLGHVDRGSILLVVYTAFSEGMVQGIWHQVSVVRLAGLLLVEALLLAVMLALTWYGGKALRFGRGDRIAIQFAGSKKSLASGLPMASVLFGAHASLAVLPLMLFHQMQLMVCAVIAKRRARDPEAVEAAETTAAADGTGDARTRGADADRDRGTGPRPAVGTARRSG
- a CDS encoding LysR substrate-binding domain-containing protein; this encodes MYDPSQLRTFLAVAQTLSFTQAARRLGLRQSTVSQHVRRLEDATGRQLFSRDTHSVELTVDGEAMLGFARRILEVHEQATSFFAGTRLRGRLRFGVSEDFVLTRLPEVLEGFRYDHPEVDLELTVELSGTLHERLAAGRLDLVLAKRRPEDPRGELVRRDRLVWIGAERLRLDPDRPVPLIVYPPPGITRARALEALDRQGRPWRIACTSGSLNALVAAARAGLGVMAHSRGLVPAGLVTVPERAGLPELGEVDFVLVHGERQAAAQEAADALAAAILGGGDRLHGSHAGSRDRAHGDRAGTRDRPRGDRVGTRGRPSSAAG
- a CDS encoding GNAT family N-acetyltransferase — translated: MTEIHTPRLLLRRWLDDDLVPLSEIHSDPEVMRWIGDGSTRSAEQTAEDIEAWEEEWDEEGFGIFAVELLGSGELAGAVGLHLADAPPGIAGEVAICWRLGRAFWGQGYASEAAHGALEFALQDRGLDRIVAVCRTGDTASTNVLAKLDMRPEGTAQDPDHGHDLRVFGIDLTEFQG
- a CDS encoding AMP-dependent synthetase/ligase, whose product is MREFTNPPSASAPPVGGLADVVFDHAREDPLHIALGRKDEQGRWRDVTSAEFRDEVLALAKGLLAQGIRFGDRIAIMCPTRYEWTLFDFALWTIGAQVVPVYPTSSAEQVFWMLHDAQVSAIMVEHEDHAMTVATVVDRLPMLHKLWQLDAGAVQELYEAGAHLDDEVVHRHRRAVTPESIATIIYTSGTTGRPKGCVLSHANFMFEADTVIERWEPVFHSRRGDEAATLLFLPLAHVFGRMVQVAAVRGKVKFGHQPQLNASALLPDLAAFRPTFFLAVPYIFEKVFNAARRKAEKEGRSGPFEKAVEVAVRYADAIEEKAWGIGPGPSAALRVQHQFFDKVVYSKVRAAMGGRVRHAMSGGSAMDRRLGLFFAGAGVVVYEGYGLTESTAAATANPPERTRFGTVGQAIPGTTVHIADDGEVWLNGGNVFQGYLNDPKATDATLHDGWLATGDLGSLDDDGYLTITGRKKEILVTSGGKSVSPGVLEERVRDHPLVAQCIVVGNDRPYIAALVTLDAEAVEHWLQMRGKPSLSTADLVHDPDLETEVRRAVVAANTLVSQAESIRTFRILAHQFSEEHGLLTPSLKLKRKAIENAYSAEVDALYQA